The proteins below are encoded in one region of Sulfolobus sp. A20:
- a CDS encoding glycoside hydrolase family 31 protein yields MEPKVEYYDSNIARITYGNRKDSSLIIRSKQIKNEIQEVKVTYDGVSKKLLFTDPNGKTLLKEVNRAIIPVNILGEPTNHIEQEFELSKDEAIYGFGQHAGGNGLGQSFGLFNYRGSTIILSQRNTDIGIPFMVSSKGYGILWDNYSMMLINNRDDKLRIWFEAGDALDYYFIYGPELDRVIASYRRLTGDAPLLPKWAYGYWQSKERYASQNELLNTLEEFKKRNIPIDVIVLDWRYWGRYGWNAFKFDENDFPDPEGMINQVHEKKCRLVISIWPTFGKETEIYKEFESKGCIIQNTTAFNPFKDECRKLFWEHIKKSFFDIGVDGYWLDASEPETGYGLLFYSPLHDAKVNENYGFKYLNAFPLMETRAVYEGQRAVSNKRVVILTRSSFAGQQASSAISWSGDILSDWATLRGQIPAGLNFCLSGIPYWTTDIGGFFSGNPESQAYKEIFVRWFQWGVFCPIFRVHGTIFPKEPWRFGDFEKIIVKYINLRYRLLPYIYSLAWKVTSEGYTMMRALVMDFRDDSNVYNIDDQFMFGPYMLISPVTLPEVTEREIYLPKGRWYDFWTGRKVEGGRWLKVDSPIDIIPIHVKEGAIIPLASRDNSIEIRVYPGGKTNFLLYDDDGITYNYEKGDYSLIPLNLNNDYLTIGKRIGEYSVNKVFKIVSVREGIGIKEDKGDKIVEYNGDEIKVKIN; encoded by the coding sequence ATGGAACCTAAAGTAGAATACTATGATTCAAATATAGCGAGAATAACTTATGGGAATAGGAAAGATTCTAGCTTAATAATTAGAAGCAAGCAGATAAAAAACGAAATTCAAGAAGTTAAAGTGACTTATGATGGGGTATCCAAAAAATTGCTCTTTACTGATCCTAATGGTAAAACTCTCTTAAAGGAGGTCAATAGGGCTATAATACCAGTAAATATATTAGGTGAACCTACAAATCACATAGAACAAGAATTTGAATTATCGAAAGATGAGGCAATATATGGGTTTGGACAACACGCAGGAGGAAACGGACTAGGTCAATCATTCGGGTTATTCAATTATAGGGGTTCTACAATAATCTTATCTCAGAGAAATACGGACATAGGAATACCCTTCATGGTCTCAAGTAAAGGTTATGGAATTTTATGGGATAATTATTCAATGATGCTTATAAATAATAGAGACGATAAGTTAAGGATCTGGTTTGAAGCTGGAGATGCCTTAGACTACTATTTCATCTACGGACCAGAATTGGATAGAGTAATTGCTAGCTATAGAAGACTAACTGGAGACGCGCCTTTACTTCCAAAATGGGCTTATGGATATTGGCAATCGAAGGAAAGATATGCCTCACAAAATGAGTTATTAAATACTTTAGAGGAATTTAAAAAAAGAAACATACCTATAGACGTTATAGTTCTAGACTGGAGATATTGGGGCAGGTATGGATGGAATGCATTTAAATTCGATGAAAACGATTTCCCTGATCCTGAAGGGATGATAAATCAAGTACATGAGAAGAAATGTAGGTTAGTTATTTCCATTTGGCCTACGTTTGGAAAGGAAACTGAAATCTACAAGGAATTTGAGAGTAAGGGTTGCATAATACAAAACACTACTGCATTTAATCCTTTCAAAGATGAGTGTAGAAAGCTGTTTTGGGAGCATATAAAGAAGAGTTTTTTCGACATTGGTGTAGATGGTTATTGGTTAGACGCGTCAGAACCGGAAACAGGCTATGGTCTCTTGTTCTATTCTCCTTTACATGACGCTAAAGTTAATGAAAACTATGGTTTCAAGTACTTAAATGCTTTTCCGTTAATGGAAACTAGGGCAGTTTATGAAGGACAGAGAGCGGTCAGCAATAAAAGAGTTGTCATTTTGACTAGATCTTCTTTTGCGGGTCAGCAAGCTAGTTCAGCAATCAGTTGGTCTGGAGACATTTTATCTGATTGGGCTACATTAAGGGGACAAATACCAGCCGGGCTGAACTTTTGCCTCTCCGGTATTCCATACTGGACGACTGATATTGGAGGCTTTTTCAGTGGTAATCCAGAGAGTCAAGCTTATAAGGAAATATTCGTTAGATGGTTTCAGTGGGGAGTTTTCTGTCCTATATTTAGAGTTCACGGGACTATATTCCCTAAAGAACCTTGGAGATTTGGAGACTTTGAGAAAATTATAGTAAAATATATTAATTTACGCTATAGATTATTACCCTATATATATTCTCTAGCATGGAAGGTTACTAGTGAAGGATATACAATGATGAGAGCTTTAGTGATGGACTTCAGAGATGATTCGAACGTTTATAATATAGACGATCAGTTCATGTTCGGTCCATACATGTTGATTAGCCCAGTTACGTTACCAGAAGTTACAGAAAGAGAAATCTATTTGCCTAAAGGGAGATGGTATGACTTTTGGACTGGTAGAAAAGTCGAAGGAGGAAGGTGGTTAAAGGTAGATTCGCCTATTGATATAATACCGATTCACGTTAAGGAAGGAGCCATAATACCATTAGCCTCACGAGATAATAGTATAGAGATTAGGGTTTATCCGGGAGGGAAGACAAATTTCTTACTTTACGATGATGACGGTATTACATATAATTATGAAAAAGGTGATTACTCATTAATACCTCTTAATCTGAATAACGATTATCTTACAATTGGGAAGAGAATAGGAGAGTATTCTGTTAATAAAGTTTTTAAAATAGTTTCCGTAAGGGAGGGAATTGGAATTAAGGAAGATAAAGGTGATAAAATTGTAGAATATAATGGCGATGAAATAAAAGTAAAAATTAATTGA
- a CDS encoding dihydrodipicolinate synthase family protein: MEGVFLTNITPFNKNLELDIQGLRNIISYAENVNMRYIVPLGTAGEFSSLSIEERVKVVENVVKSVNKSEVIAGASSTSYVETGNLCKKYRDLGVKRVMLTPPYYLKGNHEGIIEYFKLVSSLCEMDIVIYNNPSVINFDLSPNLIYELVREVPSIKALKEARYNVVEFKEVVRLVGSKIDVIDGLEERALLGMILGAKGFTTSMGSFSSLPIKIYESYVRGEYERAFKLYDLLLEYRSIIKPPITMAHLAKLGAELKGLISSSVVRPPLPQLSDEQRKQALKIIQKILAEFN; the protein is encoded by the coding sequence GTGGAAGGAGTTTTCCTAACTAATATAACCCCATTTAATAAGAACCTTGAATTAGACATACAAGGTTTAAGAAATATTATAAGTTATGCTGAAAACGTTAACATGAGATATATAGTCCCTTTAGGTACTGCAGGAGAGTTTTCTTCTCTATCAATCGAAGAAAGAGTAAAAGTAGTAGAGAACGTTGTAAAAAGCGTTAACAAGTCAGAAGTTATAGCTGGTGCCTCATCAACGTCATACGTAGAAACGGGAAATTTGTGCAAAAAATATCGTGATTTAGGTGTGAAGAGAGTAATGCTTACACCACCTTATTATCTTAAAGGAAACCATGAGGGGATTATTGAATATTTTAAATTAGTAAGTTCTTTATGTGAAATGGATATAGTGATTTATAATAATCCATCTGTGATTAACTTTGATCTATCGCCTAATCTTATATATGAATTAGTTAGAGAAGTGCCTTCCATAAAAGCATTAAAAGAAGCTAGATATAACGTAGTAGAATTTAAAGAAGTTGTTAGGTTAGTGGGTTCTAAAATAGACGTGATAGATGGATTAGAGGAGAGAGCATTACTTGGAATGATATTGGGCGCTAAGGGTTTCACCACGTCTATGGGTTCTTTCTCTTCATTACCTATAAAAATATACGAGAGTTACGTAAGAGGAGAGTACGAGAGGGCTTTTAAACTATATGACCTATTATTAGAATATAGGTCGATAATCAAACCTCCGATAACTATGGCTCACCTCGCAAAATTAGGAGCTGAATTAAAGGGATTGATCTCATCTTCAGTGGTGAGACCGCCTCTACCACAATTAAGCGATGAACAGAGAAAACAAGCTTTAAAGATCATTCAAAAAATATTAGCTGAATTCAATTAA
- a CDS encoding enolase C-terminal domain-like protein, giving the protein MKITKVEAKSISLPLKRRLLRVAGEHPGTTVFTLVKISTDEGIVGYGETGGGGYSLVPLIDKLKDLLIGEDPFNIRRLRYKVAAPITTTYYNQLLPQIWFPIETALLDIKGKALGLPLHDLLGGKVRDEVETSGYIFATPETISVDDLVKMVKNIVKEYGFRVIKLKAGVFKPEHEIDAIKTMATEIPKVKFRVDPNGGWNLSEALSVSRSLEGANIEYFEDPVWTCEGLRAFKEASKFPVATNTVATRFEDIQNVYTKRCVDIVLGDPHWWFGVYGYLELSATLWALGLELGMHSPSETGISLSAMVQVASSTFNLSYAIDTHYIHLAGDIIKRPLKIENGKIKVPNDPGLGIEVDENKVDRFETLYKESGEYVYHLSKDSKSIPTIPKTDFMKCDCH; this is encoded by the coding sequence ATGAAAATAACTAAAGTAGAAGCGAAAAGTATCTCTTTACCTCTTAAAAGAAGATTGCTACGAGTGGCTGGTGAACATCCTGGTACTACGGTTTTCACGCTGGTTAAGATAAGTACTGATGAGGGAATAGTAGGATATGGGGAGACGGGTGGAGGTGGTTATTCTCTAGTTCCCCTAATAGATAAACTTAAAGATTTATTAATAGGAGAAGACCCTTTTAATATTAGAAGATTGAGATATAAGGTAGCTGCCCCCATAACGACAACTTATTATAATCAACTCTTACCTCAGATATGGTTCCCTATAGAGACTGCATTGCTAGACATTAAAGGGAAAGCTTTAGGCTTACCCTTACATGATTTGCTTGGAGGTAAGGTAAGGGACGAGGTGGAGACTTCTGGCTACATATTTGCAACACCGGAGACAATAAGCGTTGATGATTTAGTGAAAATGGTAAAAAATATCGTAAAAGAGTATGGATTTAGAGTTATTAAGCTAAAAGCTGGAGTATTCAAGCCTGAGCATGAAATTGACGCCATAAAGACGATGGCAACTGAAATTCCTAAAGTTAAGTTTAGGGTTGATCCTAATGGGGGATGGAACTTATCTGAGGCCTTAAGCGTTTCCAGAAGCTTAGAAGGAGCTAATATAGAATACTTTGAGGATCCAGTGTGGACATGTGAAGGCTTAAGAGCGTTTAAGGAAGCATCGAAGTTCCCCGTGGCAACTAATACTGTTGCGACTAGATTTGAAGACATTCAAAACGTTTATACGAAGAGGTGCGTAGATATAGTTTTAGGGGATCCGCATTGGTGGTTTGGTGTTTATGGATATTTGGAATTGTCAGCTACTTTATGGGCACTTGGTTTAGAATTAGGTATGCATAGCCCTAGTGAAACTGGAATATCTCTGTCAGCTATGGTTCAAGTTGCTAGCTCCACTTTTAACCTAAGCTATGCAATAGATACTCACTACATTCATCTAGCTGGTGATATAATAAAGAGACCGTTAAAAATTGAAAATGGAAAAATTAAAGTACCTAACGATCCAGGATTAGGAATTGAAGTCGATGAGAATAAGGTAGATAGATTTGAGACGTTATATAAAGAAAGTGGAGAATACGTTTATCACTTGAGTAAGGATAGTAAAAGTATACCAACTATTCCTAAGACGGACTTCATGAAATGTGATTGCCATTAG
- a CDS encoding DUF2139 domain-containing protein translates to MNNLNLRKFITYDEVGMGQNQFRCFYMTFHPSNGKLIIHEGHSGKVYAEEKLIYSYEVLGKLPKAGGDTHGAITNSKDLVFFGGWLKAPPGLLVSSDRTLVKQDMREKYSHIHAIDDKDRVELLWSRKWDDKIPPNHWYGEVTDLVYDGHENTLYFSRADGHAELGLWKLSLGDRKAEWIIRDRTVYKLEIKDDKIFGTVFNPAHFENSSIVVYDMIENKSKIVEEFEFGINLDDKIKIKRDGGQIVQLQNKLISFYGGALVVSDPYKDKHTLYPFLEVINNESERPSYIPGLRTQKVYLMGIPIIGVNPSEGLTEPTLRTTVSMILRVDPVVPQIISISGFISGIVSDGYNVYFGTSYANHSPAYTYRSGEGKIYAIRTRELMSNAWNAIRIWIFDGSYVKGNTGIKGWFGGIPLKGFTNKKLRVFTDESTNLNICEYNLLSKVVEDHIHLREGWNTVDLSSYYDLLAFSFDENIKRIKMEIILDP, encoded by the coding sequence ATGAATAATCTAAATTTACGAAAATTTATAACATATGATGAAGTAGGAATGGGACAAAACCAATTCAGATGTTTCTATATGACTTTCCACCCTTCTAATGGGAAGTTAATAATTCATGAAGGACATTCGGGTAAAGTCTATGCTGAAGAAAAGCTAATATACTCTTATGAAGTCTTAGGGAAACTTCCTAAAGCTGGAGGGGATACGCATGGAGCAATTACTAACTCCAAAGACCTAGTATTTTTCGGAGGTTGGCTAAAAGCTCCTCCTGGACTATTGGTTTCGAGTGACAGAACTTTGGTTAAGCAGGACATGAGGGAAAAATACAGCCATATACACGCCATAGATGATAAGGATAGAGTAGAATTATTGTGGAGTAGAAAGTGGGATGATAAGATACCACCTAATCATTGGTATGGAGAAGTAACCGACTTAGTTTATGACGGTCATGAGAATACCTTATATTTCTCTAGGGCTGATGGTCATGCTGAACTAGGACTATGGAAACTAAGCTTAGGCGATAGAAAGGCTGAGTGGATAATTAGAGATAGGACTGTTTATAAATTGGAGATTAAGGATGACAAGATTTTTGGTACTGTGTTCAACCCAGCTCACTTTGAAAATTCATCTATAGTAGTTTATGATATGATAGAAAATAAGTCTAAAATAGTTGAGGAGTTTGAATTTGGAATAAACCTTGATGATAAGATCAAAATTAAACGTGACGGAGGACAAATCGTTCAGCTTCAGAATAAGTTAATATCGTTTTACGGTGGAGCTCTCGTAGTATCTGATCCTTATAAGGATAAACACACTTTATATCCCTTCTTAGAGGTAATTAACAATGAGTCGGAAAGACCTTCTTATATACCCGGATTGAGAACCCAAAAAGTTTACTTGATGGGAATTCCTATCATAGGGGTTAATCCTTCGGAAGGGCTTACAGAACCTACACTTAGGACTACGGTAAGTATGATTTTAAGAGTTGACCCAGTCGTTCCTCAAATAATCTCCATCAGCGGATTTATATCTGGAATAGTGAGCGATGGTTATAACGTATATTTCGGCACATCTTATGCTAATCATTCCCCGGCTTACACTTATAGGAGTGGTGAGGGAAAAATTTACGCCATAAGAACAAGGGAATTAATGTCAAACGCATGGAATGCTATTAGAATATGGATCTTTGATGGAAGTTACGTGAAGGGAAATACTGGCATTAAAGGTTGGTTTGGGGGTATACCACTGAAAGGTTTCACAAATAAGAAGTTGAGAGTTTTTACTGATGAAAGCACTAACCTAAACATCTGTGAATATAACTTATTATCAAAGGTTGTTGAAGATCACATTCACTTAAGAGAGGGATGGAATACAGTAGATCTATCCTCATACTATGATCTTCTAGCCTTCTCTTTTGATGAAAATATCAAAAGAATTAAGATGGAAATAATTTTAGATCCTTGA
- a CDS encoding glucose 1-dehydrogenase, with product MRAIIVRPPKAGVEIKDVKEGEVDNYGKVKIRTLYNGICGTDREIVNGRLSHAILPENRDYLVLGHEAIGVVEESCCGFSQGELVMPVNRRGCGVCRNCLAGRPDFCETGRATDLGTKGKDGFMREFWFDDVRYLVRVPRALEDVGILAQPLADVVKSVEEMLSVQRRVPLWSCDDGTLNCRRALVVGTGPIGILFSLALRTVGLEVWMSNIREPLIIEQTLMEEAKINYYNSYKGYDELLKTQGKFDVIIDATGADASLLDSLLPLLNRNGILGLFGYPISGTFSLNNKDIQDIVHANKLIIGMVNGQKPHFEQALVYLASWKTLYPKSSKLLITKTISINDEKEVLKALREKADGEIKVRISWL from the coding sequence ATGAGGGCTATCATTGTCAGACCGCCTAAGGCTGGAGTAGAAATAAAAGATGTGAAAGAAGGGGAAGTCGATAATTATGGCAAGGTTAAAATAAGGACGTTATATAATGGAATATGCGGAACTGACAGAGAAATAGTGAATGGTAGACTTTCGCATGCTATATTACCTGAAAATAGAGATTATTTGGTTTTAGGTCATGAGGCTATTGGTGTTGTTGAGGAGTCTTGTTGTGGTTTTTCTCAAGGTGAGTTGGTTATGCCTGTTAATAGGAGGGGTTGTGGTGTTTGCAGGAATTGTTTAGCGGGTAGACCAGATTTCTGCGAAACTGGACGAGCTACAGACTTGGGAACTAAAGGTAAGGATGGTTTTATGCGTGAGTTTTGGTTTGATGATGTTAGGTATCTTGTTAGGGTTCCTAGGGCTTTGGAGGATGTTGGTATTTTGGCTCAGCCTTTGGCTGATGTTGTGAAGAGTGTTGAGGAGATGTTGAGTGTTCAGAGGAGGGTTCCTTTGTGGAGTTGTGATGATGGTACTTTGAATTGTAGGAGGGCTTTGGTTGTTGGTACTGGTCCTATTGGTATTTTGTTTAGTTTAGCCTTGAGGACTGTCGGTTTAGAAGTATGGATGAGCAATATAAGGGAACCATTAATAATAGAGCAAACGTTAATGGAAGAAGCTAAGATCAATTACTACAACTCCTATAAGGGTTATGATGAACTGTTAAAAACACAAGGTAAGTTTGACGTTATAATTGACGCTACTGGAGCTGATGCGTCCTTGCTTGATTCTCTTTTACCGTTGCTGAATAGGAACGGTATTTTAGGCTTATTTGGCTACCCAATTTCCGGCACTTTTTCACTAAATAATAAAGATATTCAAGACATAGTTCATGCTAATAAATTGATAATAGGCATGGTAAATGGTCAAAAGCCTCACTTTGAACAAGCATTGGTTTATTTGGCTTCGTGGAAGACGTTGTACCCAAAATCATCAAAATTGTTAATTACTAAGACAATAAGTATTAACGACGAGAAAGAGGTTTTAAAGGCTTTAAGGGAAAAAGCCGATGGAGAAATAAAAGTAAGAATATCTTGGCTATAG
- a CDS encoding APC family permease, translating to MNDDHHKLKENTIGFWGLVAIGLAGILPIFGPIEVSAFINDAGPASMWPVILGAILFLIISLPIIEYTRIVPFAGGYYGLAELGFGKAAGKFTGLLNMIYGFFWLASNAFAMGWIITDTIYYVLGYLIPIWVWMVVGIMVLIAEYFVATLNSNLLSKIIFYTILLGMLVVLIFSIYVTIRSPYNSLYYLNPLNSPTGFSGVALATATVGFYTYVGYGTSLFFSEEAKDSRTSVYKAIYVSVIISTIVIAFIAYSETVAVPLSQLSTVGSSSLPQIVSWSKYLPLFSLLILNMFIFIASTIAMSADIGYTGRLMWSLARDNFIKNNWIKKLDPKQKTPKNATMLYVIFSSIIFLVIGLVLTTIYGYNASTVAVTWYTDATIGTIIWYFHHFIPEVGLFNFIRKHKEISYSKIRLWIVGLIIPVIGIVFFAYTFYEGIIGDLAEPYFGALILATAVIIGSLGYIVYKWRKNDLGESWVLKNVSESNKQ from the coding sequence ATGAATGATGATCATCATAAGTTAAAAGAAAATACAATAGGATTCTGGGGGTTAGTCGCAATAGGTTTAGCAGGTATTCTACCTATTTTCGGTCCTATAGAAGTTTCGGCGTTTATTAACGATGCGGGACCAGCCTCAATGTGGCCAGTAATCTTGGGAGCAATATTGTTCCTTATAATCTCACTGCCTATTATAGAATATACAAGAATTGTACCATTCGCAGGGGGCTATTATGGATTAGCGGAATTAGGATTTGGAAAAGCTGCGGGCAAATTTACTGGTCTTTTAAACATGATTTATGGTTTCTTCTGGCTAGCCTCCAATGCTTTCGCAATGGGATGGATAATTACTGATACCATTTATTACGTCTTAGGTTATCTAATTCCTATCTGGGTATGGATGGTAGTAGGAATTATGGTTCTAATCGCTGAATATTTTGTAGCTACATTAAATTCAAATTTGCTCAGTAAGATTATTTTTTATACTATATTATTAGGCATGTTGGTAGTGTTAATATTTAGTATATACGTAACTATAAGATCTCCATACAATTCTCTTTACTATCTTAATCCTCTTAATAGCCCTACTGGATTCAGCGGAGTAGCTTTAGCTACGGCTACGGTCGGCTTTTATACATACGTTGGATATGGAACCAGCTTATTTTTCAGTGAGGAGGCTAAAGATTCTAGAACATCTGTATATAAGGCAATATACGTTTCAGTTATTATTTCTACAATTGTTATAGCTTTCATAGCATATTCAGAAACCGTGGCTGTTCCTCTTTCACAACTGTCTACAGTAGGTTCATCATCACTTCCTCAGATAGTATCCTGGAGTAAGTACCTCCCTCTCTTTTCTTTACTAATTCTTAATATGTTTATATTTATAGCATCAACCATAGCTATGTCTGCGGATATAGGATATACTGGAAGGTTAATGTGGAGCCTTGCTAGGGATAATTTCATTAAAAATAACTGGATTAAGAAATTAGATCCTAAACAAAAAACCCCTAAGAATGCAACGATGTTATACGTTATTTTTTCGTCAATTATATTCTTGGTAATAGGTCTAGTATTGACTACTATATATGGCTATAATGCCTCTACTGTAGCTGTTACATGGTATACAGACGCTACTATAGGTACGATAATATGGTATTTCCATCACTTCATACCAGAAGTAGGATTATTCAATTTTATTAGGAAGCATAAGGAAATTTCTTATTCTAAGATTAGACTATGGATAGTGGGATTAATAATTCCAGTAATAGGCATAGTATTTTTCGCATATACGTTCTATGAGGGTATAATAGGAGATCTGGCGGAACCATATTTTGGGGCACTAATCTTAGCAACTGCTGTAATCATAGGATCGCTTGGTTATATAGTATATAAATGGAGGAAAAACGATTTAGGGGAATCCTGGGTACTGAAAAATGTTAGCGAAAGCAACAAACAATAA
- a CDS encoding ABC transporter substrate-binding protein yields the protein MVVSSQTTITIAPSNTSQLIDVSQTIPPDALDPATGFAVEDGPFFTAVFQELVEFNGSDYLHVVPVIAQNWSTSNYENWTFFIRQGVYFPDGVQVNASTVWFSLYRTILMGQGAGISNYVGLLFNGTVFSTFGYAIPWGVNNAIQNVTGLQTGGNFTLTAKVLASILSHFNANNQTIQKIMEYPYQAVVVKGPYEVEINTLEPYRDFLLDLANWWGAIVNPVYVDQHGGVQPNSANSYINENGMNGTGPYVIKKVGAGMSTITLEKNPHYWAENLTNIPAVAEPAHIPIIIVDYGLSHTDRVEDFATNQAQISYVSQPFLEQMYSAYQYNKYVNFSQVFLNLGYEAAAYFISMNTETFPTNITALRLTLVYGINYTELLQLFKLPNGQIGATEYFGPMSPVFPLYNEVMQLDNLHPYVYNFSLALHYLNEAGYEGHFYVILPNGTVVGDSKGSQLPTLEIYSITPVTELEQEELDIVQQNLGQLGISVAFKYVLPAVIDNWLSPNDTPAMADLGWFPDWPDPVFQELIAQTDVEFGGISGNFAWVNNSALQQIYSNLPFITNTTLQTNEVAQAYKILYNEAPYIWLPNYIVYFFVQPYVKGFVWNQFDGYFYNMMYYQPYTINLASSNTVSSSSNIIATTTSSNSLTTETLKNSSNYTLYYIALVIIFIVIIIVGALVLSRRRK from the coding sequence ATGGTAGTATCAAGCCAAACTACTATCACTATAGCTCCATCTAATACTTCACAACTAATAGACGTATCCCAAACTATTCCTCCAGATGCATTAGATCCAGCTACAGGGTTTGCAGTGGAAGATGGTCCTTTCTTCACAGCTGTATTCCAAGAACTTGTGGAATTTAACGGGTCAGACTATCTCCATGTAGTTCCGGTAATAGCTCAGAATTGGAGTACATCCAATTACGAGAACTGGACGTTCTTCATAAGACAAGGAGTTTACTTCCCAGACGGAGTACAAGTCAACGCGTCAACAGTATGGTTCTCGTTATATAGGACAATACTAATGGGACAAGGAGCAGGCATCTCTAATTATGTTGGTTTATTGTTTAATGGAACAGTGTTTAGTACATTTGGATACGCTATACCTTGGGGTGTAAACAATGCAATTCAAAACGTTACTGGATTACAAACTGGAGGAAACTTTACTTTAACAGCTAAGGTTTTAGCATCTATCCTATCACACTTCAACGCAAACAATCAAACAATTCAGAAGATAATGGAATACCCATACCAAGCAGTAGTTGTTAAAGGACCATATGAGGTAGAAATAAACACACTAGAACCCTACAGAGACTTCCTACTAGACTTGGCAAACTGGTGGGGAGCAATAGTAAACCCAGTATACGTAGACCAACACGGAGGAGTACAACCAAACAGTGCAAATTCATATATAAATGAAAATGGGATGAACGGAACTGGTCCATATGTGATCAAAAAAGTAGGGGCAGGGATGTCAACGATCACTCTTGAAAAGAATCCTCACTATTGGGCAGAGAACCTAACTAATATTCCAGCGGTAGCTGAACCAGCACATATACCTATCATAATAGTAGATTACGGTTTATCTCATACTGATAGAGTTGAAGATTTCGCAACGAATCAAGCACAAATATCTTACGTTTCACAACCTTTTTTGGAACAGATGTACTCCGCTTACCAATACAATAAATATGTTAATTTTAGCCAAGTTTTCCTTAACTTAGGCTATGAGGCTGCTGCATACTTCATCTCCATGAATACTGAAACTTTTCCTACTAACATAACAGCCTTACGATTAACTTTAGTATATGGAATCAACTATACTGAACTCCTACAATTATTTAAACTTCCAAATGGACAAATAGGAGCTACAGAGTACTTCGGACCTATGTCACCAGTCTTTCCCTTATATAACGAGGTTATGCAACTTGATAATTTACATCCTTACGTATATAACTTTTCATTAGCCTTACATTACTTAAACGAGGCTGGATATGAAGGGCATTTTTACGTAATATTACCTAATGGGACTGTAGTAGGAGATTCTAAGGGAAGTCAATTACCAACCTTGGAGATTTACTCTATAACTCCAGTAACTGAGCTGGAACAAGAGGAATTGGATATTGTTCAGCAAAACTTAGGCCAACTAGGCATATCAGTTGCCTTTAAGTATGTGTTACCAGCGGTAATAGACAACTGGCTCTCTCCTAATGATACGCCAGCTATGGCTGACTTAGGTTGGTTCCCCGATTGGCCAGATCCAGTATTCCAAGAGCTTATAGCACAAACTGACGTTGAATTTGGAGGGATTAGTGGTAATTTTGCTTGGGTTAATAACTCAGCCTTACAACAAATATATAGTAACTTGCCTTTCATAACTAATACTACACTTCAAACTAATGAAGTAGCACAAGCTTATAAGATACTTTACAACGAAGCCCCTTACATCTGGTTACCTAACTATATAGTATACTTCTTCGTCCAACCATATGTTAAGGGATTTGTATGGAATCAATTCGATGGCTATTTCTATAACATGATGTACTATCAACCCTATACGATTAATCTGGCATCTAGTAATACCGTAAGCTCTTCAAGTAATATAATAGCGACTACTACTTCCTCTAACTCCTTAACTACAGAGACATTGAAGAATTCATCCAACTATACGTTATATTATATTGCTTTAGTCATAATATTTATCGTAATAATAATTGTAGGTGCACTTGTTCTATCGAGGAGAAGAAAGTAA